The sequence CTTGAGGCCCTGGATCGCCTGGACGAGGTCCGCGTCACGGATGTCGCTCGACCACTCCTGCCCGCTCTTCGCGGGGAACTCGAGGTGGACGCTGTCGCCGTGGATGGTCACGTGGGAGCACAGCAGCGTCGAGAGCCCGTGGCTGCCGTTCGACTCCGCGTACCGCTCGCTGCCGACGCGGAGGCTCCCCGTGTCGAGCATGCGGAAGCCGGCGGCCAGCGCGCGCTCGCGCGTGTGCCCCTCCTGCCGGAGGTGCATGGTGACCTGGCGTCGCGCGGCCGGGAGGGACTCGGCGAGCTGCAGCGCGCGGTCGAACTTGATCCGGTCCTTCTGCTCGCGCCAGGTCGGGTGGTAGATGTACTGCCGGCGTCCGGCGCTGTCCATGCCCGTCGCCTGCACGTGGCCGTTGGCGTACGGGGCGATCCACACGTCGGTCCAGGCGGGCGGGATCCCGAGGTGCTCCATGCGGGCGCGCAGCTCCCGGTCGGTGACCCGGTTCCCGTCGGAGTCCAGGTAGGTCCAGCCCTTCCCCGAGCGCTTGCGCGTGTAGCCCTTGCC is a genomic window of Clavibacter capsici containing:
- a CDS encoding DNA topoisomerase IB gives rise to the protein MVRLRRSDATGKGYTRKRSGKGWTYLDSDGNRVTDRELRARMEHLGIPPAWTDVWIAPYANGHVQATGMDSAGRRQYIYHPTWREQKDRIKFDRALQLAESLPAARRQVTMHLRQEGHTRERALAAGFRMLDTGSLRVGSERYAESNGSHGLSTLLCSHVTIHGDSVHLEFPAKSGQEWSSDIRDADLVQAIQGLKRRGANARLLAYRDGSDWHPLGAADINDYVRERTGGEFTAKDFRTLHGTVAAAISLAKHGPEETKGKRQRALAQAYRDASEVLSNTPTIAKNSYVDPRLVDEYVHGRTIDPQRLGSGETELRNLLYR